From one Eptesicus fuscus isolate TK198812 chromosome 3, DD_ASM_mEF_20220401, whole genome shotgun sequence genomic stretch:
- the P2RY1 gene encoding P2Y purinoceptor 1, with translation MAEVLCSAVPNGTDAAFLAGPGSPWGGNSTIASTAAVAASFRCSLTKTGFQFFYLPIVYIVVFIIGFLGNSVAIWMFVFHMKPWSGISVYMFNLALADFLYVLTLPALIFYYFNKTDWIFGDAMCKLQRFIFHVNLYGSILFLTCISAHRYSGVVYPLKSLGRLKKKNAVYISVLVWLIVVLGISPILFYSGTGVRKNRTVTCYDTTSDEYLRSYFIYSMCTTVAMFCVPLVLILGCYGLIVRALIYKDLDNSPLRRKSIYLVIIVLTVFGVSYIPFHVMKTMNLRARLDFQTPEMCAFNDRVYATYQVTRGLASLNSCVDPILYFLAGDTFRRRLSRATRKASRRSEANLQSKSEDMTLNILSEFKQNGDTSL, from the coding sequence ATGGCCGAGGTGCTGTGTTCGGCGGTCCCCAACGGGACGGACGCCGCCTTTCTGGCCGGCCCGGGCTCCCCCTGGGGGGGGAACAGCACGATCGCCTCCACCGCCGCGGTCGCCGCCTCGTTCCGGTGTTCGCTGACCAAGACGGGCTTCCAGTTCTTCTACCTGCCGATCGTGTACATCGTGGTCTTCATCATCGGCTTCCTGGGCAACAGCGTGGCCATCTGGATGTTCGTCTTCCACATGAAGCCGTGGAGCGGCATCTCCGTGTACATGTTCAACTTGGCCTTGGCCGACTTCTTGTACGTGCTGACTCTGCCCGCGCTCATCTTCTACTACTTTAACAAGACCGACTGGATCTTCGGGGACGCCATGTGCAAGCTGCAGAGGTTCATCTTCCACGTGAACCTCTACGGCAGCATCCTGTTCCTCACCTGCATCAGCGCGCACCGCTACAGCGGCGTGGTGTACCCGCTCAAGTCGCTGGGCCGCCTCAAGAAGAAGAACGCCGTGTACATCAGCGTGCTGGTGTGGCTCATCGTGGTCCTGGGCATCTCCCCCATCCTCTTCTACTCGGGCACCGGCGTCCGCAAGAACAGAACCGTCACCTGCTACGACACCACCTCGGACGAGTACCTGCGAAGCTATTTCATCTACAGCATGTGCACCACCGTGGCCATGTTCTGTGTCCCCCTGGTGCTGATCCTGGGCTGTTACGGCTTAATTGTGAGAGCTCTGATTTACAAAGACCTGGACAACTCGCCCCTGAGGAGGAAGTCCATTTACCTGGTGATCATTGTACTGACGGTGTTTGGTGTGTCTTACATCCCTTTCCACGTCATGAAAACGATGAACCTGCGGGCCCGGCTGGATTTTCAGACCCCAGAAATGTGTGCTTTCAATGACAGGGTGTATGCCACTTACCAGGTGACAAGAGGTCTCGCCAGCCTCAACAGCTGTGTGGACCCCATTCTCTATTTCTTGGCAGGGGACACTTTCCGAAGGAGGCTCTCCCGGGCCACCAGGAAAGCTTCCCGAAGAAGCGAGGCGAATTTGCAGTCCAAGAGTGAAGACATGACCCTCAATATTTTATCCGAGTTCAAGCAGAATGGAGATACAAGCTTGTGA